The following proteins come from a genomic window of Sorghum bicolor cultivar BTx623 chromosome 3, Sorghum_bicolor_NCBIv3, whole genome shotgun sequence:
- the LOC8054366 gene encoding uncharacterized protein LOC8054366, with protein MAANSAAEKARALEQCERDLDVAIERLVNLRLDAAEHGAHHDDVHPATAAEEEEEEEQHVDPSDGSDDDRTDQWIERLMEAMASAENWGDARARAARLLEDFDASVATACRAERDVALMQKGHLKKVVRAQYWLINEKAAANRELQRQLAGCQERVRSLETDNYALSMYLRNAQPQPQGGSITGPFHPEVF; from the coding sequence ATGGCGGCCAACTCCGCGGCAGAGAAGGCGCGGGCCCTGGAGCAGTGCGAGAGAGATCTGGACGTGGCGATCGAGCGCCTGGTCAACCTGCGGTTAGATGCCGCCGAACATGGTGCGCATCATGATGACGTCcaccccgccaccgccgccgaagaagaagaagaagaagagcagCATGTTGATCCGTCAGACGGCAGCGACGACGACCGCACGGACCAGTGGATCGAGAGACTCATGGAAGCGATGGCGAGCGCCGAGAACTGGGGCGACGCCAGGGCCCGCGCCGCCAGGCTCCTGGAGGACTTCGACGCCTCCGTGGCCACCGCCTGCCGCGCGGAGCGAGACGTGGCGCTGATGCAGAAGGGCCACCTGAAGAAGGTGGTCCGGGCGCAGTACTGGCTGATAAATGAGAAGGCGGCGGCGAACCGGGAGCTCCAGCGGCAGCTCGCCGGGTGCCAGGAGCGCGTCAGGAGCCTGGAGACGGATAACTACGCGCTGTCCATGTACCTCCGGAACGCGCAGCCGCAACCGCAGGGGGGCTCCATCACCGGGCCGTTCCACCCGGAGGTCTTCTGA